A portion of the Tepidanaerobacter syntrophicus genome contains these proteins:
- a CDS encoding cobalamin B12-binding domain-containing protein, with the protein MSDFKHLTEALGNLDEEEVLRILKDFVASNPSQEEAQKAVEACQDGMNIVGEKFETGEYFVGDLIFAGELLNQAIEILKPVIGSASEKKIGTIVLGTVHGDLHDIGKNIFRNMAEAAGFQVYDLGIDQPVEAFVEKVKEVHPDIVGLSGVLTLALEAMKETIDGLKEAGLRDKVKVIIGGNPVNQEVCEHVGADAWTTNAAEGVKICQGWVK; encoded by the coding sequence ATGTCAGACTTTAAACATTTAACCGAAGCTTTAGGAAATCTTGATGAAGAAGAGGTGCTTAGAATCTTAAAGGATTTTGTAGCATCAAACCCTTCTCAGGAAGAAGCCCAGAAAGCTGTTGAAGCATGTCAGGACGGCATGAATATCGTAGGCGAAAAGTTTGAAACAGGAGAGTATTTTGTAGGAGATCTTATATTTGCGGGAGAACTGCTAAATCAGGCTATAGAAATATTAAAGCCCGTAATAGGAAGCGCAAGTGAAAAGAAAATAGGCACTATAGTTTTAGGAACTGTTCACGGAGACTTGCACGACATAGGAAAGAACATATTCCGCAATATGGCTGAAGCTGCAGGATTTCAAGTCTATGACCTTGGAATAGATCAGCCTGTAGAAGCCTTCGTAGAAAAAGTTAAAGAAGTACATCCTGATATAGTAGGACTTAGCGGAGTACTCACCCTTGCCCTTGAAGCTATGAAAGAGACAATAGACGGCCTTAAAGAAGCAGGTCTAAGAGACAAGGTTAAAGTGATAATAGGAGGCAACCCGGTAAACCAGGAAGTGTGTGAACATGTGGGGGCAGATGCCTGGACGACAAATGCTGCTGAAGGAGTAAAAATATGCCAGGGGTGGGTGAAATAA
- a CDS encoding MFS transporter, protein MAKKPLNKTIKTFYGIGDFGFSLMTQVELYFFVFFLTNVAKLPLPLVALIGSITSIVDAVLSPFYGAIISGTKPLKWGRNRSWMLIMPPVVIFLYIFQFTKIGPDPVAAFIICAGFILSHIAWNIPWVANVALIPVLATNPDEAALLASRRATYTALAGIVFSYTGAPLAEYFGKVTNNEVLGYTILAGLTALIMTICYWIVFKITEGYEPTGAEALGSKQGSKVSIGAMVKSLVQNPPLIVLLIADFFRYMVNFVMTAAAAYYFTYVAQDMSLFPAYLLAGSIAQVIGSYFAGSLAKKLSSRNATIVSLYALAASLIICKYVAMNVTLFFVVVFLARMFLGVLTSVMVGLYSDVSIYANWKIGEDASSFVMGLMTVALKLAVISRGTVIPFVLATAGFIPGADPATATPALKAGVINAFLFIPGIFALISALIMTFGYKLTREKVVEYQKAINERLAKA, encoded by the coding sequence ATGGCGAAAAAACCACTAAATAAGACCATAAAGACATTTTATGGTATAGGGGATTTCGGCTTCAGTCTTATGACACAAGTTGAATTATACTTTTTTGTATTTTTCTTGACAAACGTAGCAAAACTTCCCCTCCCTCTGGTTGCATTGATAGGCTCGATAACAAGTATTGTTGATGCTGTGCTGTCTCCGTTTTATGGTGCGATAATCAGCGGCACAAAACCTTTAAAATGGGGCAGAAACCGTTCGTGGATGTTGATTATGCCCCCAGTAGTTATTTTTTTATACATCTTTCAATTCACAAAAATTGGCCCCGATCCAGTAGCAGCATTTATAATATGCGCCGGTTTTATATTGAGCCACATAGCATGGAATATCCCGTGGGTCGCTAATGTAGCACTTATTCCGGTTCTTGCAACCAACCCTGACGAAGCCGCTCTTCTTGCTTCAAGACGCGCAACTTACACAGCACTTGCCGGTATAGTTTTTTCTTATACGGGAGCACCGCTGGCAGAATATTTCGGAAAAGTTACAAATAATGAAGTTCTCGGCTATACTATCTTAGCCGGATTGACTGCTTTGATAATGACAATATGCTATTGGATAGTATTCAAGATAACCGAAGGTTATGAGCCTACAGGCGCAGAAGCCCTCGGCTCTAAACAAGGCTCCAAGGTTTCAATAGGAGCCATGGTAAAAAGCCTTGTTCAAAACCCGCCCCTTATTGTATTATTAATAGCCGACTTTTTCAGGTATATGGTCAATTTTGTTATGACAGCGGCAGCAGCTTATTATTTCACTTATGTTGCTCAAGATATGTCTCTTTTTCCTGCGTATTTACTGGCAGGCTCCATTGCACAGGTGATAGGTTCCTATTTTGCGGGATCTCTTGCTAAGAAGCTCTCTTCACGAAACGCAACAATTGTGAGTCTTTATGCGCTGGCAGCATCACTCATAATATGTAAGTATGTAGCAATGAACGTAACACTGTTCTTCGTAGTTGTTTTTTTAGCAAGAATGTTCTTAGGTGTTCTGACTTCCGTTATGGTTGGTCTATATTCAGATGTATCGATTTATGCCAACTGGAAGATAGGCGAAGATGCGTCATCTTTTGTTATGGGATTAATGACAGTTGCACTTAAACTAGCTGTTATTTCACGCGGAACAGTCATTCCTTTTGTTTTGGCAACAGCAGGATTTATACCGGGAGCAGATCCGGCTACGGCTACTCCTGCACTTAAAGCAGGTGTGATAAATGCATTTCTATTTATCCCTGGCATATTCGCGTTAATCTCTGCCTTAATAATGACATTTGGATATAAACTTACAAGAGAAAAGGTAGTTGAATATCAAAAAGCAATAAATGAAAGACTGGCAAAAGCATAA
- a CDS encoding uroporphyrinogen decarboxylase family protein: MCAKSPDELAKERLARIQAAMNLEEPDRVPLKGIGGDIIPAYSGINQHEFCYDYDKAIKAIEKYLKDFPFDWPSASIPGLDGRVFSVAFSEFEDIARSTTFISGPMHDVLGDKYYRFPGREIDENSSPQFIGGTFMEPDEYDKLIEDPVKFVTETILPRTCNNISTPRQAMATWVRLGREFDRFSAAGRQIGKISADLGYPSIPMGGAYAPLDIIGDFLRGINNVVLDIRRYPDKVKKATEALVEPIVQYALAYKKVGINLAMIPLHLNEYLSPKLYNEFYWPTLKEVILRLLDEGVKSWVFFEGHHEPHLETILELPKGWGVAYFEKTDLVKAKQVLKGHTCVVGGIPVSIIIGSTPEKIEEYMKNLLEQVKPGGGVILSPTIGTAPRETPVENITALIEAVEKYG; this comes from the coding sequence ATGTGTGCAAAAAGTCCTGACGAACTTGCAAAGGAACGTCTTGCAAGAATACAAGCTGCTATGAATTTAGAGGAACCTGATAGAGTGCCACTAAAAGGCATAGGCGGCGACATAATCCCTGCTTATTCAGGCATTAATCAGCATGAGTTTTGCTATGATTATGATAAAGCCATAAAGGCTATTGAAAAATATTTGAAAGATTTCCCGTTTGATTGGCCCTCGGCTTCGATACCCGGCTTAGATGGGCGAGTATTTAGCGTTGCCTTTTCTGAATTCGAGGATATAGCCCGCAGCACTACTTTTATTTCAGGTCCTATGCATGACGTTTTAGGCGATAAATATTATAGATTTCCGGGAAGAGAAATTGATGAAAACTCAAGTCCTCAGTTTATCGGCGGAACCTTTATGGAGCCGGATGAATACGATAAATTGATTGAAGATCCGGTAAAATTTGTTACTGAAACAATACTTCCGCGGACATGCAATAATATCTCTACGCCACGCCAAGCAATGGCTACGTGGGTAAGATTGGGCAGAGAATTTGACAGATTTTCTGCAGCGGGACGCCAAATTGGCAAAATTTCAGCAGATTTAGGTTATCCTTCCATACCTATGGGCGGAGCATATGCACCACTTGATATCATTGGAGACTTTTTAAGAGGAATAAATAATGTAGTACTTGATATTAGAAGATATCCCGATAAAGTAAAGAAAGCTACCGAAGCCCTTGTGGAGCCTATAGTGCAGTATGCCCTAGCCTATAAAAAGGTTGGGATTAACCTTGCGATGATACCACTACATCTAAACGAGTATCTTTCTCCTAAATTATATAACGAGTTTTATTGGCCCACATTAAAAGAAGTAATACTCAGATTATTAGATGAGGGCGTAAAGTCATGGGTATTTTTTGAAGGGCATCATGAGCCTCACCTAGAGACCATTTTAGAGCTGCCAAAAGGGTGGGGTGTAGCATACTTTGAAAAAACAGATTTGGTAAAAGCAAAGCAAGTATTAAAAGGCCATACCTGTGTTGTAGGCGGAATACCTGTAAGTATTATTATCGGGAGTACGCCGGAGAAGATTGAAGAATATATGAAGAACTTATTAGAGCAAGTCAAGCCCGGAGGCGGAGTTATCTTATCTCCTACTATAGGAACAGCTCCTCGCGAGACGCCGGTAGAAAATATTACGGCCTTAATTGAAGCAGTGGAAAAATATGGTTAA
- a CDS encoding cobalamin B12-binding domain-containing protein, with protein sequence MLDELFNKIVDMDEEGAVSLAKEYLEKGGDAQKLLDVCRDAMAVVGDKFEKGEYFLSELLLGGEIFKGIMELALPMIKEGEGKKIGKMVLGTVKEDIHNIGKDIFKAFAEAAGFDVIDIGVDVPVEKFVDAVKENKPDLVGMSCLITAGISSMKKTIEAIKQAGLTEPKIIIGGGRVDEEVKEFTGADAWADDAAKGVRLCKELMGVEG encoded by the coding sequence GTGCTTGATGAACTTTTCAACAAAATAGTAGATATGGATGAAGAAGGTGCAGTAAGTCTTGCTAAAGAGTATCTTGAAAAAGGCGGAGATGCTCAAAAACTTCTAGATGTATGCAGAGATGCTATGGCTGTTGTAGGAGATAAGTTTGAAAAAGGCGAGTATTTTCTTTCAGAGCTTCTCTTGGGAGGAGAAATATTTAAAGGCATAATGGAGCTTGCACTTCCCATGATAAAGGAAGGAGAAGGAAAGAAAATAGGTAAAATGGTACTAGGCACCGTAAAAGAAGACATACATAACATAGGAAAGGACATATTCAAAGCATTTGCCGAAGCCGCAGGATTTGATGTAATAGATATAGGTGTGGATGTACCTGTAGAAAAATTTGTAGACGCAGTAAAAGAAAATAAACCAGACCTTGTAGGAATGAGCTGCCTTATTACAGCGGGAATAAGCTCCATGAAAAAGACAATAGAGGCAATAAAGCAAGCAGGTCTTACAGAGCCTAAGATAATAATAGGCGGAGGAAGAGTCGATGAAGAAGTAAAAGAGTTTACCGGCGCAGATGCCTGGGCAGATGATGCTGCAAAAGGAGTAAGGCTGTGTAAAGAATTAATGGGAGTGGAGGGATAA
- a CDS encoding DUF1638 domain-containing protein, with translation MEEKQILVIACQTIKHELEAAMKKTGKVYPTILIDSDYHNDPDKLRMVIQENIDSAKDKKRILLGYGCCGNALVGVKATTAELVIPKTDDCISMMLSRKGEEFNRTSNTYFLTKGWMESPKSLAGEYYRALEKYGEAKTKRIFELMLKNYEYLMIIDTGAYDLSECMGKAEEIARFTKLKLIIEQGDVWYLEKLLTGPYDNDFSIIPKGEKIKISHFGYGNIPEMKEINVI, from the coding sequence GTGGAAGAAAAACAAATTCTTGTTATTGCTTGCCAGACAATCAAGCATGAGCTAGAGGCAGCAATGAAAAAAACAGGCAAGGTGTATCCAACTATTTTAATAGATTCTGATTATCACAATGATCCTGACAAACTGCGCATGGTAATTCAAGAAAATATAGACTCAGCAAAAGATAAAAAAAGAATTCTTCTTGGTTATGGCTGCTGTGGTAATGCATTAGTCGGGGTTAAAGCTACCACTGCCGAATTGGTGATTCCTAAAACCGATGATTGCATATCTATGATGCTCAGTAGAAAAGGGGAAGAGTTTAATCGCACAAGCAATACTTATTTTTTGACTAAAGGGTGGATGGAGTCTCCTAAGAGTCTTGCAGGGGAATATTACAGAGCGCTGGAAAAATACGGCGAAGCTAAAACGAAACGGATTTTTGAATTAATGCTCAAAAATTATGAGTATCTGATGATAATAGATACAGGAGCCTATGATTTAAGCGAATGTATGGGAAAAGCTGAAGAGATAGCCCGGTTTACAAAGTTAAAGCTCATTATAGAGCAAGGAGATGTTTGGTATTTAGAAAAGTTACTAACAGGCCCTTATGACAATGATTTTTCAATAATACCAAAGGGCGAAAAGATAAAGATAAGCCATTTTGGGTATGGGAATATTCCTGAAATGAAGGAGATAAACGTTATTTAA
- a CDS encoding transketolase family protein, which translates to MTKIATREAYGQALADLGDEIKDIVVLDADLSGSTKTSMFAKKFPERFFNIGIAEQDLMGTAAGFATCGKIPFASTFAIFATGRAFEQVRNSICYPKLNVKVAATHAGLTVGEDGATHQSVEDLALMRSVPNMTVINPADAVEAKKAVRAAALYEGPVYLRFGRFEVETVFNDDYKFEIGKGSVLRKGRDVAIIATGIMVIEALKAAEILKNEGLDAMVVNISTLKPIDEDIILDAAKCKAIVTAEEHSVIGGLGSAVAEVLSEKMPTPMYRVGIRDQFGQSGKPEELLKLYHLTAQDIVEAAKMVKNR; encoded by the coding sequence ATGACAAAAATCGCAACACGTGAAGCCTATGGACAAGCACTTGCTGACTTAGGCGATGAGATAAAAGATATAGTAGTCTTGGATGCCGATCTTTCCGGCTCTACCAAGACATCGATGTTTGCAAAAAAGTTTCCCGAAAGATTTTTTAACATAGGCATAGCGGAACAGGACCTTATGGGAACCGCCGCAGGTTTTGCCACATGCGGCAAAATACCCTTTGCCAGCACCTTTGCCATCTTTGCAACAGGCAGAGCCTTTGAACAGGTGAGAAACTCCATATGCTATCCGAAACTAAACGTAAAAGTAGCTGCAACTCACGCAGGCCTTACAGTAGGAGAAGACGGAGCAACCCATCAGTCCGTAGAAGATTTAGCTCTCATGAGGTCAGTTCCGAATATGACCGTAATAAACCCTGCCGATGCAGTAGAAGCTAAAAAAGCCGTAAGAGCTGCTGCTCTTTATGAAGGCCCTGTATATCTTCGCTTTGGAAGATTTGAAGTAGAAACCGTATTTAATGACGACTATAAGTTTGAAATCGGCAAAGGAAGTGTTTTAAGAAAGGGAAGGGATGTAGCAATAATCGCAACAGGCATCATGGTGATAGAGGCATTAAAAGCCGCCGAAATCCTCAAAAATGAAGGCTTAGATGCCATGGTAGTAAACATAAGCACATTAAAACCCATAGACGAAGATATAATACTTGATGCCGCAAAGTGCAAAGCTATTGTAACAGCTGAAGAACACTCTGTCATAGGAGGTCTTGGCAGCGCTGTTGCAGAGGTGCTCTCAGAAAAGATGCCTACCCCCATGTACCGAGTTGGAATAAGAGACCAATTCGGACAATCCGGCAAACCGGAAGAACTTTTAAAACTTTACCATCTGACTGCGCAAGATATAGTTGAAGCGGCGAAGATGGTAAAAAATAGATAA
- a CDS encoding transketolase: MNEVSCEAIEELNKKALIIRRHIIEMITEAGSGHPGGSLSSADILTALYFHVMNIDPKNPKWPERDRFVLSKGHAAPVLYATLAERGYFPKEELMTLRKTGSMLQGHPDMKVTPGVDMTTGSLGQGLSCANGMALAGKLDKKDYRVYVLMGDGELEEGQIWEAAMTSAHYKLDNLTAFVDHNGLQIDGPIEKVMSPEVVQDKFKAFGWNVIDIDGHNIAQIIEATEKAKQVKGKPTVIVAKTIKGKGVPFMENQAGWHGKAPSREQAEEALKALSI, encoded by the coding sequence GTGAACGAAGTATCTTGCGAAGCCATAGAAGAACTCAACAAAAAAGCCCTCATAATACGGCGCCACATAATTGAAATGATTACCGAAGCAGGTTCAGGACACCCCGGAGGTTCCCTTTCAAGTGCCGATATATTAACAGCACTGTATTTTCATGTAATGAATATAGACCCTAAGAATCCAAAGTGGCCGGAAAGAGACAGATTTGTTCTTTCAAAAGGACATGCCGCGCCCGTGCTTTATGCCACATTAGCCGAAAGAGGGTATTTCCCGAAAGAGGAACTTATGACCCTTAGAAAGACAGGTTCAATGCTTCAAGGCCATCCTGACATGAAAGTAACTCCGGGAGTAGACATGACCACAGGCTCCCTAGGGCAAGGCCTTTCCTGCGCAAACGGAATGGCTCTTGCAGGAAAACTTGACAAAAAAGACTACAGGGTTTATGTCCTTATGGGAGACGGAGAGCTGGAAGAAGGACAGATTTGGGAAGCTGCTATGACATCAGCTCACTACAAACTGGATAATCTTACAGCGTTTGTAGATCATAACGGCCTTCAGATAGACGGCCCCATTGAAAAAGTAATGTCGCCTGAAGTAGTACAGGACAAATTTAAAGCCTTTGGTTGGAATGTAATAGACATAGACGGCCATAACATCGCTCAAATCATCGAAGCTACAGAAAAAGCCAAGCAAGTAAAAGGCAAGCCCACCGTAATAGTTGCAAAGACCATAAAAGGCAAGGGAGTTCCCTTTATGGAAAATCAGGCAGGCTGGCACGGCAAGGCTCCTAGCCGAGAGCAAGCTGAAGAAGCCTTAAAAGCCTTATCCATATAA
- a CDS encoding YitT family protein, translating into MKSKAKTLIVEYAQIVIGSFIGALSLTMFLVPNKVAAGGLSGLATVLYYLFKLPVGWTMLVLNIPLFVAAVVFLGKGVGIKTIVGTLLFSLFTEMTAGFPVVTTDLLLATVYGGILLGIGLGIIFRVRGSTGGTDLAAMILNHFISSISIGQGIMIIDFFVIILSGITFSWELAMYAWIALFISSKVIDIIQEGFNYAKAVYIISNETEAISQRILSDMQRGLTFLKAEGGFTRQDKNVLLCVITRMEVSKLKNIVYQTDPRAFVIIHDVHEVLGEGFTYKND; encoded by the coding sequence ATGAAATCTAAGGCAAAAACATTAATTGTAGAGTATGCACAAATCGTCATAGGATCTTTTATCGGTGCACTCAGTCTGACAATGTTTCTTGTTCCGAATAAGGTCGCTGCAGGAGGGCTAAGTGGTCTTGCCACAGTACTTTATTATCTTTTTAAGTTGCCTGTAGGCTGGACGATGCTTGTCTTGAACATTCCGCTTTTTGTAGCGGCAGTTGTTTTTTTAGGAAAAGGTGTCGGCATAAAAACTATTGTTGGAACGCTGCTATTTTCACTTTTTACGGAGATGACCGCAGGTTTCCCAGTTGTGACGACCGATTTATTACTTGCTACAGTTTATGGCGGCATACTTTTAGGAATTGGCCTGGGCATAATATTCAGAGTCAGAGGTTCTACAGGCGGAACTGATCTTGCGGCGATGATTCTCAATCATTTTATTTCATCAATAAGCATTGGCCAAGGAATAATGATTATTGATTTTTTTGTTATAATATTAAGCGGAATAACTTTCAGCTGGGAACTTGCGATGTATGCCTGGATAGCTTTGTTTATAAGCAGTAAAGTCATAGACATCATTCAAGAGGGATTTAATTACGCTAAAGCTGTTTACATAATTTCAAACGAAACAGAGGCAATATCTCAGCGAATTCTTTCAGATATGCAGCGCGGATTAACCTTCCTTAAAGCAGAAGGAGGTTTTACAAGACAAGATAAAAATGTTTTATTATGTGTTATAACACGTATGGAGGTTTCTAAGCTAAAAAACATTGTTTATCAAACCGACCCCCGAGCCTTTGTAATAATTCATGATGTGCATGAGGTTTTAGGAGAAGGTTTTACCTATAAAAACGATTAA
- a CDS encoding WecB/TagA/CpsF family glycosyltransferase, translating into MNAETRERMNILGVLLDQTDYQKAYRQAERFLDSSGNKVIVTPNAEIIMAAQKNPELRAALNSADLCLPDGIGVVIASKILGKPLAERTTGFDFMMKLLELANKKSLSLFLLGGKPEVAEKAGEKICSMFPNVEIVGCHDGYFGENEEIEVVNLINHTKPDILLVAMGCPKQEIFMIKNKNKMQFKIAMGVGGSFDVLSGNVQRAPQFVQNIGLEWLYRLIMQPSRLKRVGALPAFLVKVISHRTINN; encoded by the coding sequence ATGAATGCAGAAACCCGGGAACGTATGAATATCTTAGGGGTACTTTTAGATCAAACTGATTATCAAAAGGCATACCGACAAGCAGAGCGGTTCTTGGATTCTTCCGGTAATAAGGTAATAGTCACACCTAATGCAGAAATTATAATGGCGGCTCAGAAAAACCCGGAACTAAGAGCAGCACTGAACAGCGCAGACTTATGCCTTCCAGATGGAATAGGAGTCGTGATCGCATCTAAGATACTTGGAAAACCACTGGCTGAAAGAACAACAGGCTTCGATTTTATGATGAAACTATTAGAGCTAGCGAACAAAAAATCTCTTAGCTTGTTTCTTTTAGGCGGTAAACCGGAGGTTGCAGAAAAAGCAGGAGAAAAAATTTGCTCAATGTTTCCGAATGTAGAAATCGTGGGGTGCCATGACGGATACTTTGGAGAAAACGAAGAAATTGAGGTCGTTAATTTAATAAATCACACGAAACCAGATATTTTGCTAGTTGCTATGGGGTGCCCAAAACAGGAAATATTCATGATAAAAAACAAGAATAAAATGCAATTTAAAATTGCAATGGGCGTTGGGGGGAGCTTTGACGTGCTTTCCGGCAATGTTCAGCGAGCCCCTCAATTCGTGCAAAATATCGGGCTTGAATGGTTATACAGACTTATCATGCAACCTTCTCGCCTAAAAAGAGTAGGAGCATTGCCTGCATTTTTAGTTAAAGTAATATCACACAGGACAATAAACAATTAA
- the csaB gene encoding polysaccharide pyruvyl transferase CsaB, whose translation MKRGERLMQRVLVSGYYGFGNAGDEAILMAIVDSLKKLKSDIEITALSADPQKTKEYYGINAVQRTSPLAIIREISKADLVISGGGGLLQDVTSNRSIPYYLFILYLAKKMNKKVMFYANGVGPVLREINKSMIKRVGNMMDLITVRDEQSRKELENLGVSKPPIIVTADPAFVLKPISDEEGAKLLKRLDINLCSERMKVGVSVRPWNLNKNREIIAQACDYLIKGRDSEVVFIPMQHPKDYYESLEIVKLMKEEAKVIAEPLSPREILWLCGKMDLIFGMRLHALIFGAMMEVPLVGLVYDPKVEHFLQRIEQPSAGKPGDLDLVGLCNLLEEAISDAAKSQKQLQKKKEELTVLANENAKLAIKLLEGHK comes from the coding sequence ATGAAAAGAGGAGAGAGATTGATGCAAAGAGTATTGGTTTCCGGCTATTATGGTTTTGGCAATGCCGGAGATGAAGCCATACTCATGGCTATCGTGGATTCATTGAAAAAATTGAAAAGCGATATAGAAATTACAGCTCTTTCGGCAGATCCTCAAAAGACTAAGGAATATTACGGTATCAATGCTGTCCAAAGAACGAGTCCTCTTGCCATAATAAGAGAAATATCGAAAGCAGATTTAGTTATCAGCGGAGGCGGAGGCTTGCTTCAGGATGTTACAAGCAACCGATCGATACCATACTACCTTTTTATTTTGTATTTAGCAAAGAAGATGAATAAGAAGGTTATGTTTTATGCCAATGGTGTAGGGCCTGTCCTAAGAGAAATAAATAAGAGCATGATAAAACGTGTCGGGAATATGATGGATTTGATAACGGTAAGAGATGAGCAATCTCGGAAAGAGCTGGAAAACCTCGGCGTATCAAAACCCCCTATTATCGTTACCGCAGATCCGGCATTTGTCTTAAAACCAATAAGCGATGAAGAAGGCGCTAAACTACTCAAAAGACTTGATATAAATCTTTGCAGTGAGCGCATGAAAGTCGGTGTTTCAGTCAGACCATGGAATTTGAACAAAAATAGAGAGATAATAGCACAAGCTTGTGATTATCTGATAAAGGGCCGAGATTCAGAAGTTGTTTTTATACCTATGCAGCATCCCAAAGACTATTATGAATCCCTTGAGATTGTAAAATTGATGAAGGAAGAGGCTAAAGTTATTGCCGAACCTTTAAGCCCTCGAGAAATTCTTTGGCTTTGCGGAAAAATGGATTTAATATTTGGGATGCGTTTACATGCCTTGATTTTCGGAGCAATGATGGAAGTTCCATTAGTTGGTTTAGTATATGATCCGAAGGTAGAGCATTTTCTTCAAAGAATAGAACAGCCATCTGCCGGCAAACCAGGAGATTTAGACTTGGTAGGGCTTTGCAATTTACTTGAAGAAGCCATTTCAGATGCAGCCAAAAGCCAAAAACAGCTCCAAAAGAAAAAAGAAGAACTTACGGTCTTAGCAAATGAAAATGCAAAACTTGCTATAAAACTTTTGGAGGGGCACAAATGA
- a CDS encoding glycosyltransferase family 4 protein → MIKVLHVLSDTNVGGAGRYIFNLLSNKYETSFEAAVACPKGGELEKELRERNIQVFPLEGGESSTNMSQIKSLRRIISQEKFDIVHTHASFAGRIAGKMAGAKVVMTRHSIMGGGAGPVKRMITRLISRIFTDKIIAISRAVKINLIESGVPADMITIIYNGIDTTKFEGVKGTLRKELNITPDTPIIGMVARLVPEKGYEYAINAFYRVIKDYPNALLVIIGSGSLEKNLKNMCSELGIESNVIFMGYRQDVENLMADFDLFVLSSVSEGLGLSLLEAMALGKPVVATITGGIPEVIKDGTNGLLVQPGNDVYLAESIVKILSDKDLARRLGDEAKKTVVEKFSSKTMIEKTEKVYQEVLQR, encoded by the coding sequence ATGATAAAAGTCCTTCATGTGCTTTCTGATACAAACGTCGGCGGAGCGGGCAGATATATATTTAACTTATTATCCAATAAATACGAAACCTCTTTTGAAGCAGCGGTCGCCTGCCCAAAAGGCGGCGAGCTTGAAAAAGAGCTAAGGGAAAGAAACATTCAGGTATTTCCTTTGGAAGGCGGAGAAAGCTCTACTAATATGAGCCAAATAAAGAGCCTTCGGCGAATAATTTCTCAAGAAAAGTTTGATATAGTGCATACCCATGCGAGCTTTGCCGGCCGAATAGCCGGGAAAATGGCAGGAGCAAAAGTGGTAATGACACGCCACAGCATTATGGGTGGTGGTGCGGGCCCTGTAAAAAGAATGATTACCAGACTGATTTCTCGCATTTTTACAGATAAAATTATTGCTATATCTCGCGCTGTGAAGATAAACCTCATAGAAAGCGGCGTGCCTGCCGATATGATTACTATTATATACAATGGTATAGATACTACAAAGTTTGAGGGTGTTAAAGGAACTTTACGCAAGGAGTTGAACATAACACCAGACACACCGATAATAGGCATGGTTGCAAGGCTCGTTCCTGAAAAAGGTTATGAATATGCAATTAATGCATTTTACCGAGTAATAAAAGATTACCCCAATGCACTGCTTGTAATTATAGGCAGTGGATCACTGGAAAAAAATTTAAAAAATATGTGCTCTGAACTTGGAATAGAAAGTAACGTAATATTTATGGGGTATAGACAAGATGTTGAAAATCTTATGGCGGATTTTGATTTGTTTGTACTTTCTTCCGTAAGTGAAGGATTAGGACTTTCTCTGCTGGAGGCCATGGCTCTTGGTAAACCTGTTGTGGCTACTATAACAGGAGGCATACCAGAAGTGATAAAGGATGGAACCAACGGCCTTTTGGTTCAACCTGGAAACGATGTTTATCTTGCCGAAAGCATAGTAAAAATTTTATCTGACAAGGATTTAGCTCGAAGGCTGGGCGATGAGGCAAAAAAGACAGTAGTAGAGAAGTTTTCTTCAAAGACAATGATTGAAAAAACCGAAAAAGTTTATCAGGAAGTCTTACAAAGATAA